From the genome of Pseudomonas sihuiensis:
ATGGTCGGCAGGGCACACAGGCCGCTACCACTGACGGTCACGGTGTTGATGTTGGCGCTAGCCCCGCCGGCGTTGATGGTGCCGTTGAAGACGACGCTGCAGTTCACCGTTGCGCCAAAGGACGAGGGCCCCGAAACGCCGATGGTGCCAGTTGCGGTGAACGGAGAGCTACCCGTGATGGTGGCCGCCGAGGCCATACCGGAAATACCCAGGCCGATTGCCAGGGCACCGATGACACTAACCAGTTTGTTGTTTTTCATTGTTTCCTCACTAACAGATTGTTGTTGTATGTATGGCTGTTACGAGATGCACAACAAAACACAGACCTATCTCTTCCAGCCCGAACTTTCCGAACAGTCCCGAGTGTTTTTTCAGGCAGGCGCTCGGGATACAGCTAACTTCATGCAGGTGTCGTCATATGCATGCAGTTGACTGTTTTGCAGGCGAAGCAAAAGTTCGCCGAATCGCGGTGAAACGTCCTTATTTCTTGCCGGGTGTAATGGCTGAAGAAATAGAGTGGGAGGCCACAACATGCCGAGGCGTGATGTGATTGCGCCCAGACAGAAAGCAGGAGCGGATGAAGAGTTGCCTAGCGAGCAGTTCCATCTGGTTCAAGCTCCCCGTTATGTGTTGGCAGGACCATTCGAGTTGAGCGATATGCAGACCGTGCGGTGCAATCGGCGGGCTCGTTGTCTGCCTCTAAGGTAATCTTCCGTGGCGAAAGAAAACCCCAGCCAAGGATGGGTAGGACTGCTGACCGATCGATCAGCTGTGAGTAACCGGGAAGAAGCTACACACCGCCTGTCGCCGATCCATACCAATGGATGGGGGCGGTGTGCTCAGTTTGCGACTCGTACGTAACCGGGCTCGAGCCCGAAGACTTCCAGCCCATCAGGCATCGAGCGTCCGGCCTCGACTTCGACCACGCTGACGGGATGCTCGGGGGCGCTGCGGTAGTCGAGCAGCCACTTGTCTCCGGCTCGACGCATTGCGGCGCTGGGCACCACGAGCGCGTCGGGATTGTGATAGGTGAGGATGCTCAGCTTGGCGCTCATGCCCAGCCTGACCTGGCGCATCTGCGCTTCATCCAGTTCCGGGATGCTCACCACGACTTCGAACTGAGAGCTGCCGCCGGGCACGCTACCGCCGAGGGCCTGGCCGCCCACCACCATGACCTTGCCTTGCAGGTGCTGGCCATCGAAACCGTCGCCGGTAACGTCGACCGGCTGGCCTTCTTTCAACTGGTTGACGTCCAGTTCGGCGACTCGGGCAATGACGCGCAGCCCCTCGATACTGGCGAGGCCGAACAGGGGCTGGCCCTGGCTGACTCGGCTGCCTGTCTGCACCGGGCCCTTGGCTGCCTCTTCGGCGCTTATGCCGGGGGCCTGCACGACGATGCCGGAGAACGGCGCGAGGATATCTCCTGAGGCCAACTGTCGGCTCAGGGCTGAGTGCTTGACCTCGGCATTGGCCAGCTCCATCTCGGCGATCTGCCGGTACTCGCCGCGGCCGCGCTCAAGCACGGCTTGCAGCTCTGCCTCCGCGGCCTGCAGGTCGAGGCGCTGCAGCTGCGTCTGTCGTTCCAGCTCTTCCAGTTCGTTGCGGGCAACGATGCCTCGCTCATGCAGGGAGCGTGTGTCCTTGAGTTTCTGTTCGTTGCCGTCCAGGCCCATCTGCACGCTGCGCAGGGCACGCCGTGCCCGGCTTACCTCCTGTCCCGCCTCCCAGTCCTGAAGTTCGCGCACCGTACGACGGGCCTTGAGCAGCGTGGAGAGGGCATCACGTACCTGCACCTCCAGCTCGCTGGCATCCATGCTGAGCAAACGCTCGCCCTTGATGACCCGTTGCCCGGGTTCGACGAAGTTGTTGGCGATGTTGCCGCCAAACGGAGCGCTGATGCTGATGGTGCGCGCTGGTTCGATGCGGCCGACCAGGCCGATGCGATGCTCCAGGTTGCTCGGCTGCACGGCCAGCCACTGCCCGGATGGCGGTTCGGCGGTGGCGCGTGGCTGCATCTGGAACGACAGCGCTGCGATGCCCGCCAGCAGTGCGAGTCCGGTGATCATCGGGCGCGGTAGGCGCCAGTGTTTGCGCTTAGTGGTCATT
Proteins encoded in this window:
- the praB gene encoding alkane oxidation protein activator PraB, producing MKNNKLVSVIGALAIGLGISGMASAATITGSSPFTATGTIGVSGPSSFGATVNCSVVFNGTINAGGASANINTVTVSGSGLCALPTITGLPWTLTPSTTTDGGETWLGTVSGVGFTIAGAPPLIPASNCAGPTTINVQWTNSNSTLRVTSAQALAGNCNIRSLNVQAPAISVN
- a CDS encoding efflux RND transporter periplasmic adaptor subunit; amino-acid sequence: MTTKRKHWRLPRPMITGLALLAGIAALSFQMQPRATAEPPSGQWLAVQPSNLEHRIGLVGRIEPARTISISAPFGGNIANNFVEPGQRVIKGERLLSMDASELEVQVRDALSTLLKARRTVRELQDWEAGQEVSRARRALRSVQMGLDGNEQKLKDTRSLHERGIVARNELEELERQTQLQRLDLQAAEAELQAVLERGRGEYRQIAEMELANAEVKHSALSRQLASGDILAPFSGIVVQAPGISAEEAAKGPVQTGSRVSQGQPLFGLASIEGLRVIARVAELDVNQLKEGQPVDVTGDGFDGQHLQGKVMVVGGQALGGSVPGGSSQFEVVVSIPELDEAQMRQVRLGMSAKLSILTYHNPDALVVPSAAMRRAGDKWLLDYRSAPEHPVSVVEVEAGRSMPDGLEVFGLEPGYVRVAN